A region of Sphingobium baderi DNA encodes the following proteins:
- a CDS encoding polyphosphate kinase 2 family protein — protein sequence MAIDLKDYENSPKFTGDYDAALADLQHRLAKIQVAHVIHDRRSVILLEGWDAAGKGGIIKRMAADWDPRYYQVHPIAAPNEEERDHHFLWRFWTRLPAGRNIAIFDRSWYGRVLVERVEGFCSKKEWKRAYDDINAFERQQTDAGSHILKLFVHITQETQDKQLAERLDTPWKRWKTGADDYRNRARRADYLDAMHDMFARTDTKHAPWQVIDNNHRKTGRIAALTYIAETLEKLVPMDFPEADPAVVKLAREAFGYKPSNKIT from the coding sequence ATGGCCATCGACCTCAAGGACTATGAGAATAGTCCGAAGTTCACCGGCGATTATGACGCGGCGCTGGCCGACCTTCAGCATCGCCTCGCGAAGATTCAGGTCGCCCATGTCATCCACGACCGACGCAGCGTCATCCTGCTGGAAGGATGGGATGCGGCGGGCAAGGGCGGCATCATCAAGCGCATGGCCGCTGATTGGGATCCCCGCTATTATCAGGTCCACCCGATCGCTGCGCCCAATGAAGAGGAGCGCGATCATCATTTCCTCTGGCGTTTCTGGACGCGCCTGCCCGCCGGACGCAACATCGCGATTTTCGACCGAAGCTGGTATGGCCGGGTGCTGGTGGAGCGGGTGGAAGGCTTCTGTTCGAAAAAGGAGTGGAAGCGCGCTTATGACGACATCAACGCCTTCGAACGGCAGCAGACCGACGCCGGCAGCCACATCCTGAAACTGTTCGTCCACATCACCCAGGAAACGCAGGACAAGCAGCTCGCCGAACGGCTCGACACGCCATGGAAACGGTGGAAAACCGGCGCGGACGATTATCGTAACCGCGCCCGCCGCGCCGATTATCTTGACGCCATGCACGACATGTTCGCTAGGACCGACACGAAACATGCGCCTTGGCAAGTCATCGACAATAACCACCGCAAGACCGGCCGCATCGCTGCGCTCACCTATATCGCGGAGACGCTGGAAAAGCTGGTGCCGATGGATTTCCCGGAAGCCGACCCCGCCGTGGTCAAGCTTGCGCGCGAGGCTTTCGGCTATAAACCGTCGAATAAAATAACATGA
- the aspS gene encoding aspartate--tRNA ligase: protein MHAYRTHKCGELTAANVGETVRVSGWVHRKRDHGDLVFIDLRDHYGMVQIVTEVDGPVFQVIESLRAESVVTVTGRVVARAAEAVNPNLPTGAIEIRADDALVLSAAADLPLPVAGEQEYPEDIRLRYRFLDLRRETLHANIVKRTKIISDMRRRMEDAGFTEYSTPILTASSPEGARDFLVPSRIHAGKFYALPQAPQQYKQLLMVAGFDRYFQIAPCFRDEDPRADRLPGEFYQLDLEMSFVTQEDVWNTMEPVIAQVFERFADGKPVTPAGSFPRIPHAEAMLKYGSDKPDLRNPILITDVTEHFHGSGFGIFASLVESGSVIRAIPAPGAGAGSRKFFDDMNNWARGEGYSGLGYINIKDGVPGGPIAKNHGEEATAKLIAALGLGPNDGVFFAAGKESQAAKLAGLARIRVGEQLDLIDKDRFELCWIVDFPFYEYDEDEKKIDFAHNPFSMPQGGLDALNGQDPLTINAYQYDMVCNGFEIASGSIRNQSPEAMVKAFELVGLSQQDVEDRFGGLYRAFQYGAPPHGGMAAGVDRIVMLLCGAQNLREITLFPMNQRAEDLLMSAPSPAELKQLRELHIRVVEPQAKA from the coding sequence ATGCACGCCTATCGCACTCATAAATGCGGCGAACTGACTGCCGCCAACGTCGGTGAGACGGTCCGCGTCTCCGGCTGGGTGCATCGCAAGCGCGATCATGGCGATCTCGTGTTCATCGACCTGCGCGACCATTATGGCATGGTGCAGATCGTCACCGAGGTGGACGGCCCCGTCTTTCAGGTAATCGAGAGCTTGCGCGCCGAAAGCGTCGTGACGGTGACGGGCCGCGTCGTCGCCCGCGCCGCCGAAGCGGTGAATCCGAACCTGCCGACCGGCGCGATCGAAATCCGCGCCGACGATGCCCTTGTCCTCTCCGCCGCCGCCGACCTGCCGCTTCCGGTTGCGGGCGAGCAGGAATATCCCGAAGATATTCGCCTGCGCTACCGCTTCCTCGACCTGAGGCGTGAGACGCTGCATGCGAACATCGTCAAGCGCACGAAGATCATCTCCGACATGCGCCGCCGCATGGAGGATGCGGGTTTCACCGAATATTCGACGCCGATCCTGACCGCGTCCAGCCCCGAAGGCGCGCGCGATTTCCTCGTCCCCAGCCGCATCCATGCAGGCAAATTCTATGCCCTGCCGCAGGCGCCGCAGCAATATAAGCAGCTTTTGATGGTCGCGGGCTTCGACCGTTATTTCCAGATCGCGCCCTGCTTCCGCGACGAAGACCCGCGCGCTGACCGTCTGCCGGGCGAATTCTACCAGCTCGACCTGGAAATGAGCTTCGTCACGCAGGAAGATGTGTGGAACACCATGGAGCCGGTGATCGCGCAAGTGTTTGAGCGTTTCGCCGATGGCAAGCCCGTGACCCCGGCGGGCAGCTTCCCGCGCATCCCCCATGCCGAAGCCATGCTGAAATATGGCAGCGACAAGCCGGACCTGCGTAATCCCATCCTCATCACCGACGTCACCGAGCATTTCCACGGTTCGGGTTTCGGCATCTTCGCCAGCCTCGTGGAAAGCGGCAGCGTGATCCGCGCGATCCCGGCCCCCGGCGCGGGCGCGGGTAGCCGCAAATTCTTCGACGACATGAACAACTGGGCGCGGGGCGAGGGCTATTCGGGCCTTGGCTATATCAACATCAAGGACGGCGTCCCCGGCGGCCCCATCGCCAAGAATCATGGCGAGGAAGCGACTGCGAAGCTCATCGCCGCGCTGGGCCTTGGCCCCAATGACGGCGTGTTCTTCGCGGCGGGCAAGGAATCGCAGGCGGCGAAGCTCGCGGGTCTTGCGCGCATCCGCGTGGGGGAACAGCTCGACCTCATCGACAAGGATCGCTTTGAGCTGTGCTGGATCGTCGACTTCCCCTTCTACGAATATGACGAGGACGAGAAGAAGATCGACTTCGCCCACAACCCCTTCTCCATGCCGCAAGGCGGGCTGGATGCGCTGAACGGGCAGGATCCGCTCACCATCAACGCCTATCAATATGACATGGTCTGCAACGGGTTCGAGATCGCGTCCGGTTCGATCCGCAACCAGTCGCCCGAAGCGATGGTGAAGGCGTTCGAACTGGTCGGCCTGTCCCAGCAGGATGTGGAGGATCGCTTCGGCGGCCTCTACCGCGCCTTCCAATATGGCGCGCCGCCCCATGGCGGCATGGCGGCGGGCGTGGATCGCATCGTGATGCTGCTCTGCGGCGCGCAGAACCTGCGGGAGATCACGCTGTTCCCGATGAACCAGCGCGCCGAAGACCTGCTCATGAGTGCGCCCAGCCCGGCGGAACTCAAGCAGCTTCGCGAACTTCACATCCGCGTCGTGGAGCCGCAGGCCAAGGCCTGA
- the rnd gene encoding ribonuclease D, with translation MQIHPLITDSKTLAEFCARIAKSPYIAIDTEFMRENSYWPDLCLVQVADPHEAAAIDPKAPGLDLSPLLDLMVDNEDVLKVFHAGGQDLEIIYNLTGKTPHPLFDTQIAAMALGLGEQIGYGNLVDAWLGVQLDKGARFTDWARRPLDKRQIDYAIGDVTYLIQIFPMMLEELRKTGRGGWLDQEMERVCDPENYRNDPQEAWQRVRIASRKADVLGRLKALAAWRELEAQDKNLPRGRIVKDETLADIASHPPRSQEDLGKVRGLSATWKSNDIGGRLMAALAASQPLPRDEMPDREPRRPGLGKDGALVADLLKLLLKIRSRDINVASRLIARSDDIDALAAGVRDGLSILEGWRYDQFGRDAVDLVEGRLAFAVNNGRLKMTRTEEER, from the coding sequence ATGCAAATCCATCCGCTGATTACCGACAGCAAGACACTCGCCGAATTTTGCGCCCGCATCGCCAAATCCCCCTATATCGCGATAGATACCGAGTTCATGCGGGAAAACAGCTATTGGCCGGACCTGTGCCTGGTGCAGGTGGCCGACCCGCATGAAGCCGCCGCCATCGACCCGAAGGCGCCGGGACTGGACCTGTCCCCCTTGCTCGACCTGATGGTCGACAATGAGGATGTGCTGAAGGTCTTCCACGCGGGCGGGCAGGATCTGGAGATCATCTACAACCTGACCGGCAAGACGCCCCATCCGCTGTTCGACACGCAGATCGCGGCGATGGCGCTCGGCCTTGGCGAACAGATCGGTTATGGCAATCTGGTCGACGCATGGCTGGGGGTGCAACTCGACAAGGGCGCGCGCTTCACCGACTGGGCGCGGCGGCCGCTGGACAAGCGGCAGATCGACTATGCCATTGGCGACGTCACCTATCTGATCCAGATTTTCCCCATGATGCTGGAGGAACTACGCAAGACCGGGCGCGGCGGCTGGCTGGATCAGGAGATGGAGCGGGTGTGCGACCCTGAAAACTACCGCAACGATCCGCAGGAAGCGTGGCAGCGCGTCCGCATCGCCAGCCGCAAGGCCGATGTTCTGGGGCGGCTGAAGGCGCTGGCGGCATGGCGCGAACTGGAGGCGCAGGACAAGAACCTGCCGCGCGGCCGCATCGTCAAGGACGAGACGCTGGCCGACATCGCCAGCCATCCGCCCCGCAGCCAGGAGGACCTGGGCAAGGTGCGCGGGCTGTCCGCGACGTGGAAGAGCAATGATATTGGCGGACGACTGATGGCGGCGCTGGCGGCTTCGCAACCTCTGCCGCGTGACGAGATGCCCGATCGCGAGCCGCGCCGTCCGGGACTGGGCAAGGACGGGGCGCTGGTTGCCGATCTGCTCAAGCTGCTGCTCAAGATCCGGTCGCGGGATATCAATGTCGCCTCCCGCCTGATCGCACGATCCGACGATATCGACGCGCTGGCGGCGGGCGTGCGCGACGGGCTGTCGATCCTGGAAGGCTGGCGTTACGATCAGTTCGGGCGGGACGCGGTCGATCTGGTCGAAGGGCGGCTGGCCTTCGCGGTGAATAATGGCCGGCTCAAGATGACGCGCACGGAAGAGGAGAGATAG
- a CDS encoding I78 family peptidase inhibitor: protein MRFAMMAMLLPLAACAGAGGEGPANPPPVAEGPCRNDPVAGFVGQTATADLGAQMLAASGAKTLRWGGPNTAMTMDFRPDRLTVIYDEKMVIGSARCG from the coding sequence ATGCGTTTCGCGATGATGGCGATGCTGCTGCCGTTGGCGGCCTGTGCGGGCGCGGGCGGCGAAGGACCGGCGAATCCGCCCCCCGTGGCTGAAGGACCGTGCCGTAACGATCCCGTCGCCGGTTTCGTGGGTCAGACCGCGACGGCGGACCTCGGCGCGCAGATGCTGGCGGCGTCGGGCGCGAAAACGCTGCGTTGGGGTGGGCCCAATACGGCGATGACGATGGACTTCCGGCCCGACCGGCTGACCGTGATCTATGACGAGAAGATGGTGATCGGTTCGGCCCGCTGCGGCTGA
- a CDS encoding PH domain-containing protein — MSETWLYDEHPAMFRAHPFLFLLLLISVVGILAIGVWWVMNKGERLALSEREVLMERGLLAKQRTEIALSSIRSVRITQSFGQRLFDVGNVELFSAGDVAEIAIKSMPRPGRIRAIAASRNLDLLPQR; from the coding sequence ATGAGCGAAACATGGCTGTATGACGAACATCCCGCGATGTTCCGGGCGCATCCCTTCCTCTTCCTGCTGCTGCTGATTTCGGTGGTTGGCATCCTCGCCATCGGCGTGTGGTGGGTGATGAACAAGGGCGAGCGGCTGGCGCTCAGCGAACGTGAAGTGCTGATGGAACGCGGCCTGCTGGCCAAGCAACGCACCGAAATCGCGCTGTCCAGCATCCGCAGCGTGCGGATTACCCAAAGCTTCGGCCAGCGCCTCTTCGATGTTGGCAATGTCGAATTGTTCAGCGCGGGCGACGTAGCGGAAATCGCGATCAAGTCCATGCCGCGCCCCGGCCGCATCCGCGCCATCGCGGCCTCGCGCAATCTCGATCTGCTGCCCCAGCGTTAA
- the lepA gene encoding translation elongation factor 4: MTDLSHIRNFSIIAHIDHGKSTLADRLIQRTGGLTDREMSAQVLDNMDIEKERGITIKAQTVRLDYTARNGEKYELNLMDTPGHVDFAYEVSRSLAACEGALLVVDAAQGVEAQTLANVYQSIEHDHEIVPVINKIDLPAAEPEKVKAEIEEVIGLDASEAVLASAKSGIGIDDILEAVVAKIPAPKGDRDAPLEAMLVDSWYDPYLGVVILVRVMNGVIKKGQQIKFMIGETEHLIDRVGCFRPKIEQLAELGPGEIGFITAQIKDISQTRVGDTITTVKNPAKEPLPGFKEVQPVVFCGLFPVDANDFEKLRDSISKLRLNDASFSFEMETSAALGFGFRCGFLGLLHLEIIQERLTREYDLDLITTAPSVVYDIHMNDGTTRHLHNPADMPDANHIDFIEEPWIEAVIYCPDEYLGSILKLCQDRRGIQKNLTYVGGRAQVTYELPLNEVVFDFYDRLKSISRGYASFDYHQIGTREGDLVKMGILVNNEPVDALSMIVHRGTAESRGRGMCERLKDLIPRHLFKIPIQAAIGGKVIARETIAAMRKDVTAKCYGGDITRKKKLLEKQKEGKKRMREYGSVQIPQEAFIAALRMGDES, translated from the coding sequence ATGACCGATCTTTCGCATATCCGCAACTTCTCGATCATCGCCCATATCGACCATGGCAAGTCGACGCTGGCCGATCGCCTGATTCAGCGCACCGGGGGGCTGACCGACCGGGAAATGTCGGCGCAGGTGCTCGACAATATGGATATCGAGAAGGAGCGCGGCATCACCATCAAGGCGCAGACCGTGCGCCTCGATTACACCGCGCGCAATGGCGAGAAATATGAGCTCAATCTCATGGACACGCCGGGTCATGTCGACTTCGCCTATGAAGTGAGCCGCTCGCTCGCCGCCTGCGAAGGGGCGCTGCTGGTGGTGGACGCCGCGCAGGGCGTGGAGGCGCAGACGCTCGCCAACGTCTATCAGTCGATCGAGCATGACCATGAAATCGTGCCTGTCATCAACAAGATCGACCTGCCCGCAGCCGAGCCGGAAAAGGTGAAGGCGGAGATCGAGGAAGTGATCGGCCTCGACGCGTCCGAAGCCGTCCTCGCCTCCGCCAAGTCCGGCATCGGCATCGACGACATCCTCGAAGCCGTGGTCGCGAAGATCCCCGCGCCCAAGGGCGACCGTGATGCGCCGTTGGAAGCGATGCTGGTCGATAGCTGGTATGATCCTTATCTGGGCGTCGTCATCCTCGTGCGCGTGATGAACGGGGTCATCAAAAAGGGGCAGCAGATCAAGTTCATGATCGGCGAAACCGAACATCTGATCGACCGTGTCGGCTGTTTCCGCCCCAAGATCGAACAGCTTGCGGAGCTGGGGCCGGGCGAAATCGGCTTCATCACCGCCCAGATCAAGGACATCAGCCAGACCCGCGTCGGCGACACCATCACCACGGTGAAGAACCCCGCGAAGGAACCGTTGCCGGGCTTCAAGGAAGTGCAGCCGGTGGTGTTCTGCGGCCTCTTCCCGGTCGATGCGAACGACTTCGAAAAGCTGCGCGATTCGATCAGCAAGCTGCGCCTCAACGATGCCAGCTTCTCCTTCGAGATGGAAACGTCCGCCGCGCTGGGCTTCGGCTTCCGCTGCGGTTTTCTGGGCCTCCTGCACCTGGAGATCATTCAGGAGCGCCTGACCCGCGAATATGACCTCGACCTCATCACCACCGCGCCTTCGGTGGTCTATGACATCCATATGAACGACGGCACGACCCGGCATTTGCACAACCCCGCCGACATGCCGGACGCCAATCATATCGACTTTATCGAGGAGCCGTGGATCGAGGCGGTGATCTACTGCCCCGACGAATATCTGGGGTCGATCCTCAAGCTTTGTCAGGACCGGCGGGGCATCCAGAAGAACCTCACCTATGTCGGCGGCCGCGCGCAGGTGACCTATGAACTGCCGCTCAACGAAGTCGTATTCGACTTTTACGACCGCCTGAAGTCGATCAGCCGCGGCTATGCGAGCTTCGACTATCACCAGATCGGCACGCGGGAAGGCGATCTCGTCAAGATGGGCATCCTCGTCAACAACGAGCCGGTCGATGCGCTCAGCATGATCGTGCACCGGGGCACTGCCGAGTCGCGCGGGCGCGGCATGTGCGAACGGCTGAAGGATCTCATCCCCCGCCATCTGTTCAAGATCCCGATTCAGGCGGCGATCGGCGGCAAGGTGATCGCGCGCGAGACGATCGCGGCGATGCGTAAGGACGTGACCGCCAAATGCTATGGCGGCGACATCACCCGCAAGAAAAAGCTATTGGAGAAGCAGAAAGAGGGCAAGAAGCGGATGCGCGAATATGGCTCCGTCCAGATTCCGCAGGAAGCCTTTATCGCCGCGCTCCGCATGGGCGACGAAAGCTAG
- a CDS encoding CsgG/HfaB family protein: MQRFTKFLAAAAGLAMAASPAMAADKGSSARQAQAKKQMEIPRCTKRLGTVAIVEPDNQWWRELSLGSPEAIIKLFVQQSGCFGLVNRGRSMASRNMERAMADSGELQAGSNLGKGQVKAADYFLQPDIVTTNSNSGGNALGGLVGGFLGGRTLGALAGGISIKKKEANVTLSIVNARTTEEEAMTEGYFRKSDLSFGGGGGVGWMGGLAAAGGGGYQNTEIGQVIVLAYLDAYTKLVTQLGGLPANAAAAAPQAQ; this comes from the coding sequence ATGCAGCGTTTCACGAAATTCCTGGCGGCCGCCGCCGGTCTGGCGATGGCGGCTTCGCCCGCGATGGCCGCCGACAAGGGTTCGTCGGCCCGTCAGGCACAGGCCAAGAAGCAGATGGAAATCCCCCGCTGCACCAAGCGGCTGGGCACGGTGGCCATCGTCGAGCCGGACAACCAGTGGTGGCGTGAACTGAGCCTGGGCAGCCCGGAAGCGATCATCAAGCTGTTCGTGCAGCAATCGGGCTGTTTCGGCCTGGTCAATCGCGGCCGTTCGATGGCCAGCCGCAACATGGAACGCGCCATGGCGGATTCGGGTGAATTGCAGGCAGGTTCCAACCTCGGCAAGGGTCAGGTGAAGGCGGCGGACTATTTCCTGCAGCCCGACATCGTCACCACCAACAGCAACAGCGGCGGCAATGCGCTGGGCGGCCTGGTCGGCGGTTTCCTGGGCGGCCGGACGCTGGGCGCGCTGGCTGGCGGCATTTCCATCAAGAAGAAAGAAGCCAATGTCACGCTGTCGATCGTGAACGCCCGCACGACCGAGGAAGAGGCGATGACAGAAGGCTATTTCCGCAAGTCGGACCTCAGCTTCGGCGGCGGTGGCGGCGTCGGCTGGATGGGTGGTCTCGCCGCGGCTGGCGGTGGCGGTTACCAGAACACCGAAATCGGCCAGGTGATCGTGCTCGCCTATCTGGACGCCTATACCAAGCTGGTAACGCAGCTTGGCGGCCTGCCCGCGAACGCGGCGGCAGCGGCTCCGCAGGCGCAGTAA
- a CDS encoding acyltransferase family protein, which yields MARPSSPRTRLTELDALRGIGALCVLIFHYSTRFQELFPQAQHVPFSFPGGNYRVLLFFCISGFAIFFTLDRIRNVPDFVINRVARLYPAYLVAMMLTLSIEYLAQATQLLIGPAAILANFTMLQGFAFLPEVDGAYWTLTVEIAFYFCMISIWKWIGIRRLEPVLAAWLVLRWLFHVWPDMPERIIMLFVLRYTPFFVIGMLAYRIWAGQRTWKQQTPYAALALLSVATMETWDVTLVAIVLLLAFSALIVGRLRFIALRPLVWMGGISYSFYLIHQHVGFVVMLRMADAGYSPWIGFATAFLVALFLGTAINRLVERPAGEAILRWWRRRSRAAIPEAAASQA from the coding sequence ATGGCTCGGCCTTCCTCCCCGCGCACTCGGCTTACGGAGCTGGACGCCCTGCGCGGGATCGGGGCGCTGTGCGTGCTCATTTTCCATTATTCCACGCGCTTTCAGGAATTGTTCCCGCAGGCGCAGCATGTGCCGTTCAGCTTCCCCGGCGGCAACTATCGTGTGCTGCTGTTTTTCTGCATTTCGGGGTTTGCGATCTTCTTCACGCTCGATCGGATACGCAATGTGCCCGATTTCGTGATCAATCGCGTGGCGCGGCTATATCCGGCCTATCTGGTGGCCATGATGTTGACGCTGTCGATCGAATATCTGGCGCAGGCGACGCAGCTTCTGATCGGGCCTGCCGCGATTCTCGCCAATTTCACGATGCTCCAGGGCTTCGCTTTCCTGCCGGAAGTGGACGGCGCCTACTGGACGCTGACGGTGGAGATTGCCTTCTACTTCTGCATGATCTCGATCTGGAAATGGATCGGCATCCGGCGGCTGGAGCCGGTGCTGGCCGCATGGCTGGTCCTGCGCTGGCTGTTCCATGTCTGGCCCGACATGCCCGAACGGATCATTATGCTGTTCGTATTGCGCTATACACCCTTCTTCGTGATCGGGATGCTGGCCTATCGCATATGGGCGGGGCAACGGACGTGGAAGCAGCAGACGCCCTATGCCGCCCTTGCCCTGTTGTCGGTGGCGACGATGGAGACATGGGACGTGACGCTGGTGGCGATCGTTCTCCTTCTTGCCTTCTCCGCACTGATCGTCGGGCGGCTGCGCTTCATCGCGCTGCGCCCGCTCGTCTGGATGGGGGGGATCAGCTATTCCTTCTACCTCATCCACCAGCATGTCGGCTTCGTCGTGATGCTCCGCATGGCGGATGCGGGTTATAGTCCGTGGATCGGGTTTGCCACGGCCTTTCTGGTGGCGCTGTTTCTAGGCACGGCGATCAATCGTCTGGTGGAAAGGCCTGCCGGGGAAGCGATTCTTCGCTGGTGGCGCCGCCGCTCTCGCGCCGCCATCCCCGAAGCCGCAGCCAGCCAGGCATAG